The region GTCACGCCGCGCACCTGCGCGTCCTCCGCGGTGATCGCGACGACCGAGACGGGCACCTTTTGGATATTCTCCGAACGACGCTGCGCCGTGACGATAATTTCCTGCAACCCTTCGTTCGCCGGCTCGGGAGCTGCCTGAGGTGCGGCTTGCGGAGCGGGGGCGGCGGCATCCGACGCTGGTTGAAGCGGGGCCGCATTTGCGATGACTGGGGCGGTGAGCGCAGTCGCCGCCAGTAATGCGAAGATGTTGCGTCGGGCGCTGATCCCCGAACCGATCTTCCGTGCGGCGCTGTGAACGGTGTGTGCAGTCATGATCGTCCTCCCCAATTTTTTTATTGTTGGCGCACAGACATCATCTGTCGGACGGCTGCAATCGATAGGGGGCCGAGGCCCGCGCAATTGCACTCTTGCTAATCGGGATCGTGATTGGGCTCGAAGGCGAGGAGCCTCGGATCGGTTGAAATAGCCGCGTGGGCACGAGCAAATATAAGGATGTAATGTTTGGCCGTTTGACCGGCCTTCAATGGTCCGGCGTCATATCCGAGCTTAGATCAACTCCCGAAAACAAGCCCTTGTCGGGGCGAAGCGGGAGATAGACGATGGTGCAAACGGCGACAATCGAGACGGGGCGCCAGCACCCGGCCAGGAGACGTCTTGACGCACTCGTCGTCGGCATGGGGTTCGGCGGCATGTGCATGCTGCATACTGCGCGCGAAGCCGGTCTTGATGTCCACGCCATCGAAGCGGGAGATGATGTCGGCGGCACCTGGTACTGGAATCGCTATCCGGGCGCGCGCTGCGACGTTATGAGCATCGACTACAGCTATTCGTTCCTGAACGAGTTGCAGCAGGAATGGACCTGGAGCGAAAAGTTCGCCGCCCAGCCCGAAATACTTGCTTACGCCAGCTTCGTCGCCGAAAAGCTCGATCTGCGTCGCGACACGAGCTTCTCCACGCGCGCGACATCCGTGGTGTTTGACGATGCGCACAACATGTGGGTGGTCGAAACCGATCAGGGCCAGATTTACGAAGCGACCTATTGCATCATGGCGACCGGGCCGCTGTCGATCCCTAAGGGCATCGACGTTCCCGGGCAGGAGAAGTTCGGCGGCGAGATTTATCTCACGGGTCGCTGGCCGCACGGCACGGTCGACTTTACCGGCAAGCGCGTCGGCATCATCGGTACGGGATCGTCCGGCATCCAGGCCATTCCCGTGGTCGCCGAGCAGGCTGAACATCTGACCGTCTTCCAGCGTACGCCCAGCTTCACGATCCCAATGCGCAACAGCAAGCTGACGCCAGAATATATGGCGCAGGTGAAGGAGCATTATCCGCGGCTGCGCACCATCGCCAAGGCCACTCACACCGGCGGTATGCGTCCGGTATCAACGCGCCCGATGTTCAGCGTGACGACCGAAGAAGCGCAGCAATTGCTGGAGGACGGGTGGAACGCTGGCGGCCAGACGATCTTCGGCCTGTTTTCCGATTTGTTGTACGATCAGCAGACCAACGATGTGGTCGCCGCATTCGTGCGCGGGAAAATCCGCGAGGCGGTCAACGATCCGCACACCGCCGAAGTGCTGACGCCGCATGGCTACCCAATCTTCTCGCGCCGCCCCTGTCTCGACACCAATTATTACGAGACGTTCAACCGCGACAACGTGCTGCTGGTCGATTGCATTAACGAGCCGATCGAGGAAATCATCGAAACCGGAATCCGTACCGGCAAGCGCGATATCCCGCTGGACATCATCATCGGCGCGACCGGTTATGACGGGCTGACGGGCGCGATGTTGGCGGTGGATATTAAGGGCAGGGGCGGGCGCAGCCTGCGCGAGAAATGGGCCGGTGGCGCACATTCTTACCTCGGCCTGATGATGGAAGGCTTTCCAAACCTGTTCATGATCGCTGGCGCCAACGGGCCATCGGCGCTGGCCAATTTCGTCATCCTCAATGAACAAAATGCGGACTGGATTACGCGCTGCATCCTGAACATGCGCGCCAGCGGCCAAGCCACGATCGAGCCGACCATCGAGGCGGAGGATCGTTACATGGACCTGCTGATTGAGATTGCGGGCCGCTCGCTGATCCCCAAGGCGAAATCCTGGTATGTCGGCGCGAACATCCCCGGAAAGGCGAATTTCTTCCCGATTTTCGCGGGCGGCTTCGCCCGCTATATCGACATGTGCAACGCTGCCGCCTCCGACAATTACGCGGGCTTCGTGTTCAAGGATCAGCGGTCGCTCGTCAATCAGGATTGACCCACCGCGGGCCACGGTGCCGGTCGTCGGCGCCGTGGCCTGCGGTTACCGGAGCGCCGCCAGCGCCATCTGAAGATTGCGGCCCTGATTGAGCAGGATCACCTCGCCGGAAACGAGACGGCTGGCCTCGCCGCCCAACCATGCGACGGTCGCCGCAAGATCCTCTCGGGCGGTAATGTCGTTCCACGGTTCGTCCACATAATCGGGCGCGAGCGTGTTAACGCGGATGCCCCTTCCGCCGAGTTCGATCGCCATCGAGCGCGTCATGGCGACGCTCGCCGCACCCGCCGCCGCGATATCGACGCCGGCCCACGTCCCGAGATGCGCCTTCGATGCGACCTGCACGATTGATCCGCCACCGCGCATGCGCGGCGCGGCGAACTGTACCGCGGCGACGAAGTCATAAAGTTGCTCCGCGAGCGGCAGCGAGAAATCGGCATCGGTCATGTCGCGGAAGCGGATATGGCGCGGAGTGACGGGCGTGTTGACGACCAGCATGTGCAATGTCTCCGCCGCCTCTGCGAAGGAACGTGCGACGTCATGACCTTCGGCTTCGAGCGCCTGAACGATCTGCGCGCCGAACGGACGATCGGACCCGATCACGAGCGCGGCGCGGGAGGGGAGAGAAGCGGTCATAGCGGAGGTATCCCAAGATTCTTGCCGCCATCGGTCAGCAGCACCTGGCCGTTGACGAACACGGCCTCCGGTGAGGCGAGGAAGGCGATCACATCGGCCAGTTCGCCCGGCGAGGCGGCATGGCCACGCGGTTCGCGACGGGCCAGCTTCTGCCGCATCTCGTCAGTGAAACTCGCCATCATGCGCGTATCGACCATACCCGGCGCGACGCAATTAACGTTGATGCCGTCCCAGCGCAGTTCGACCGCCATCGCGCGGGTCAGCCCGACGACGCCCGCCTTGCTGGCGACGTAATGGGACGCGCCCGCGCCCCCCAGGTAACCGCGCGATGCGATGTTCACGATGCGCCCGCCCGATGGCATCGCCGCGATCACCTCCTGCGACAGGGTGAAGGTGCCGCGCAGGTTGATGTCCATCATCTCGCGCAGCCTTTCCTGCGTCAGGTTCATGACCGCGACCATGTCGGATGCGATCGCCGCGTTGTTGACCAGCACGTCCACACTGCCCAGCAAAGCGACGAGCGCGCGCGCGCCCATCCGGTCGCGGATGTCGAGGCCGTGACCCAGCGCATCCAGCCCGGCGGACCGCAATGCGGCGGCGCTCGCTTCGGCGACCTCGGCATCGACATCGACCAGCATAGTGCGATAGCCGTCCCGGGCTAGCAGCTCCGCGACGGCACGGCCGATGCCCCGGCCCGCGCCGGTGACGATGGCGGTCTGCCGTCCCGCCACCTTCACAGCTTGCGCTCGCGACCGGCCCAGAACGGATCGCGTACGGCGCGGCGTAGCAGCTTGCCGACCGCGCTCTTGGGCACCTCGGCGATGAAACGCACATCTTTGGGCACCTTGTACCCGGCGAGTTGCGCACGCGCGAAATCCATCAGTTCGCCCGGTTCGGCCTGCATACCCTCGCGCACGGCGACGAAGGCGGTGACGACTTCGCCCCATTTGTCGTCCGGCAGGCCAACGACCACCGCCTCGCGCACGGATGGGTGGCTCATCAGCACATCTTCCACTTCACGGGGATAGACGTTGTATCCGCCGGAAACGATCATGTCGGAGGTGCGGTCGACGAGATAGAGATACCCGTCCGCGTCGATCTGCCCGATGTCACGGCTGTGGATCCAGCCATCCGGCGTGATTGTCTCGGCGTTGAGCGCAGCGGCATCGTGATAGCCAATCATGGCGAAGGGCGCACGGACCAGGATCTCGCCCGGCTCGCCCGGCGCGACCCGCTCGCCGTCTTCGCTGATCAGCTTGATTTCGCAATCAAGGCTGACGCGGCCGCACGACAGCAGGCGGCGGTCGGCATCCGGCCCCTCATGGTCGCTCTTGGTCAGCACGCTGATGCACAACGGGGCTTCGCTCTGACCGTAATATTGCGTGAAGCGCGGCCCCCATAGGTCCAGCCCGCGGCGGAGCGTGGCGCGGGGCATCGGCGATGCGCCATAGACGATGGTGTCGATCGATCCGAAATCGCGCGCCGCGATGCCCGGCAGGTCGAGCAGCATGCCGATCATCGTCGGCACCAGATTGACCGCCGCCGGGCGCCAGCGTTCGACCGCGGCGCAATAGTCTTCGGGCACGAAATTCGGCAGCACCCCGGCGATGCCGCCGCGCACCCAATAAGGCAGTACCATCGTGCCGCTTGCGTGGATTAGCGAGGCGGCGTGCAGCATCATCTCGCCGGGCCGCACCTCGACCAAATTGCCCAGGATGTTGGTCGCAACGGCAGCCCAACTCCGTTGGGTGTGGCACGCGGCCTTGAGCGAGCCGGTGGTGCCCGAGGTGTAGAGCGCCAGCACCACGTCCTTTGCCTCGACGATGCGGTCGACACCGGTGGCGTCAGCGGATTCGGCCAGCGCGAGCAGGTTCGCCGCGCGGCTGTCCTCGCCGAGGCACAGCAGGGCGAGGCCGGGCAGCAATGCAGCGAGGTCGGCGGCGCGATCCCCCAGATCGGGGCCGTAGACCAGCACTTGCGCCCCCGCGCCGGTAATCATCTGCGCATGTTCGCGCGCCGAAAGCCGGGCGTTGAGCGGCACGCGGGTCAGGCGGGCCGCCGCGCAGGCGAAGTCCAGCGGAATGCTGAAGAGGCCGTTATTGAGCAACAGCGCAATGCGTGCGCCGGTCGGCGCATGGCCGGTCGCGATCAATGCGTTGGCGATGCGGTTGCACCATCGGTGCGCCTCGGCGAAGGTCAGCGCCTCGTCACCGAACCGGATCGCGGTCCGGTCGGCGAATTGCTGCACGCCACGTTGCACCATTTCGCTCATCAGCATCGCCGTCCGCTCCGTTCGTCTTCGTTCCGGATACTCTAGCAGACGCATAGTGTCGGGCGATCCGGGGCGGGGCCGCGGCCTCGCGAATTATGGTTGTAATGTCTCGGCCATCGATCTGCGGTGTCTGGGATTGCCGGCGGTTCGGCGGCATGGTCCCGGCTGGAAACAACCAAACCGAAACATTAGGGAGGCCCGCTATGAACATGCTCCGCCTGGACGTGTCCGACCATGTCGCCGTCGTCACGATCGACAATCCGCCGGTGAATGCGCAGCCGCCGGAATTCATGACCGAGATCATGGAGAAGTTCGATTCGTTCAGCGACCGCGACGATGTGCGCGCGGTGATCCTAACAGGCACCGGCAAGATGTTCTCTGCCGGGGCGGAACTGAAGAAACGGCCCGGCCCCGATGCGCCACCCGGCACGATGTGGGGCCGGATGCGCCTGGCGCGTGAGGCGATGTATTCGATCATGGAGTGCAAGAAGCCAGTGATCGCGGCAATCAACGGTCCGGCGATCGGGGCCGGGTTCGGCCTTGCAGCGGTGTGCGACATCCTCGTCGCGTCGGACAATTCCTATCTCAGCCTGCCCGAAATCGATGTTGGGCTGATGGGCGGTGCGCGCCACGCCATGCGCCTGTTTCCCCATTCGCTGGTCAGCCTGATGGTGCTGACGGGATACCGCGTGCCGGCGGAGGAACTCTACCGGCTCGGCATCACCGTGGCCTGCCCTACGCTGGAGGGCCTAATGCCCTATTGCATGGATCTGGCGCACAACATCGCCGCGAAAAGCCCGATCGCGATAGGCTTGGCCAAGGATGCGCTGGTAACGGTCGGCAATCTTTCGATCCGCGACGGCTATCGCTACGAACAGAGCAACACCGTGCGTCTGTCCAAGACCGAGGATGCCGTGGAAGCGCGCACCGCCGTGCTGGAAAAGCGCGCGCCGGTGTTCAAGGGGCGCTGAGACCATGCCGTTCGCCACGCAGGGCGATGTCCGCCTGTATTACGAGGTGCTGGGCGATCCCGCGCAACCGGCTGTGCTGCTGCTGAACGGCGCGGGCAAGCAGAGCGTGGATTCGCCCGATGCGTTCTGCGCCGCGATCGTCGCGCGGGACTTTTCCGTCGTGCGGTTCGACCAGCGCGATACCGGGCTATCGACGGGTTTCGCCAGGGCAGGTTCGGACGCGGTCGGGGTCGCGGCGGCGGTCGCGGCAGGACAGGAGCCCGCGCTTGCCTATCGCATCGAGGCACTGGCCACCGATGCGTTCGCGGTTCTCAATGCGGCGGGTATCCACCACGCCCATCTCCTCGGCCGCTCGCTTGGGTCTTATGTCGCGCAGTTGATGGCACTGGACGATCCGGGCCGGGTGGCGTCGATGACGCTAGTCATGGCCTTTTCCCGCGCGATCGGTACTGGGCTGCCGCTCGAACGCCTGCAACGGCTTGACGCCGAACGCTTCGCCGATGCGAAGCATTTTGCGAATCGGCAGGTGGAGACCGCACGCGCGCTCGGCAATCCCGAATATTTTGACGAGCCGCTGATCCGGGCTGGCGCGGTGCAGGCGTTCGAACGGGGCGTGCCCGAGGGGTCTATCGCGCGCCATTTCATGCTGGGGCTGGCCGCGCCCGATCTGCGAGAACGGCTCGGTGCGTTAACACTGCCGGTGCAGGTCATCCACGGTCGCATGGACAAAGTGATCCCGCTCGCCCTCGCTGAGGAAGCCGCTGCGGCGATCCCTAACGCGCGCCTCGCCGTACTGGACGACATGGCGCATGAGGGGCCGCCGCAGTTATGGGATCGCTGGATCGATCTGCTGGTTGCCAACGCCGGGCGCTGACGCCGGGCGCGGGATCACAGAATCTCGAAGACGTGATAAACCCCGCCGGTCGCGGATCGCATGCCGTTGGTGACGGTGATCACGTCGTTCAGCCACGAATAGCGCGCATCGCCGGTTTCGAAACGCGGCGTGGTGTGGAGAAAGGTTTCCTCGAAGCTCAACACTTCGCGGTTGCGGAAGCGTTCGGCGTGCGCAGCGTCCTTCGCGCGGGCAAGACCAGTATAAGTCATGCCGATCAGCGCGCCGTCATGCGTCGTCAGCGTCAGGCGCACGTCGATCATCATCACGCCATCGGATCGGATGGTGATCCAGTCCGCACCGCCGCCATTCACCGCGCCGCGCAGGCGATCACCCTCGACCCTGCCGCCATCGACCGGAAAGCAGGCGCGATAGCCGATCGGGGTAGTGCCGAAACGTTGCGCCCGGTCGTAGCCCACCTGCAACGTCATCACGAACAACGGGGCCCAGTTCAGCTGTTCGATCATTCCGGTCTCCTCTTGATCACAAGCCGAGGTTACGGCGTGCGATGATGTTACGCTGGATTTCGCTCGATCCGCCATAAATGGTCGTCACGCGGGAGTTGAGCGCACCCTGGACGGCATAGCCCAGATCGGCGTCGACAGTATTCGTGGAATTGTCGAGCGCGCGAAATGCTGCGGCATCATAACCGAGAGTCTCGAACCACAATTCGGTGATCGCCTGCAGCAATTCCGACCAGCGCAGCTTGAGCATCGACGCGCGGGGCCCCGAATCCTTGCCGGCCGACGCATCCGCCATCAGCCGCATCACCATCATTTCGACCGCGAGAGTCTCGATCTCGATCTGGGCGAGCGCGGCGCGAAATACCGGATCGCCCATCACGCCTCGTTCCGCCGCCGCCGCGCGGAGCCCGCGCAGATGCTGGCTCAGCCGGAGCGCGGACGCGGCGCCGAAACTGCGCTCGCGGTCGAGCAGCACCTTGCCATAATCCCAGCCCTTGCCCTCTTCGCCGATCAGGTTGGCGGCGGGCACGCGCACCTCGTCCAGAAACACCTCGTTACTATGCCGCTTCTCGTCCATCGTCTCGATTGGCTGGACCTTCAGGCCGGGCGATTTCATGTCGATCAGAAGCATGGAAAGGCCGCTCTGCTTGCGCGCCTCGGTCGATGTACGGACGAGACAGAACATCATAGTGGCGACGTGTGCGTAGCTGGTCCACATCTTCTGGCCGGTCACGACATAATCGTCGCCGTCCCGGACGGCGCGCGTCTTCAAACCGGCGAGATCCGATCCGGCGCCCGGTTCCGTGTAACCCTGGCACCACCAATCGTCGCCCGACAAGATGCGCGGCAGGTATTTCGCCTTCTGTTCGGGCGTGCCGAGGGTGAAGATGATCGGCCCGATCAATTCCAGCCCCTGGTGGAACTGGATCGGCGCGTCGGCGCGGGCGGCCTCCAGTTCGAAAATATAGACCTGTGTCGGTGACCAGCCGCACCCGCCATGTTCAACCGGCCAGGTCGGCGCGGCCCAGCCGCGCGCGGCTAGCCGTTTCTGCCAGGCGACGATCTCGACCGGATCGAGCCGGAGACCGGCGCGCAGGCGGCTGCGATGCGCGGGCGTGACGGCTTCCGCGAAGAATTCCCGCACCTCGTCGCGGAAGGCCAGTTCAGTGTCGTCGAAGTCCAGGTTCATGGCCTCATCCCGCGTCTTGTCCTTGTGTTCTTCGGGCACACTAGCGCGATTTGCCGCGCTGCCGGGAACGGACACTGCGAACGCCCGGAGCAATTGCGTATGTAATGCCTGCGGATTTTTTCGCGCGGAGGCGGACGCGGACGGCGGGGTCGCATTACCGTGCGTGCCAAAGAATCGCACTGGAGGGGCGTGGCATGAAGATCGAGAAGACCGATGCCCATCATCACCTGTGGCGGAAGGATTCGCCGCATTACCCGATGCTGCGCGCGCCCTCGGTCGAGCGGATGATCGGCAATACCGGCGGGCTGAAGCATGATTTCGACGCGGAACAATTCCTGCCGCTAGCGGCAGGGCAGAACGTGACCCGCTCCGTCTATGTCGAATCGCACTTCGATCCGCCGCTCGCCGAAACCGCCCATGTCCAGTCCTTCGCCGATACGCATGGCTTCCCGCATGCCATCGTCGGGCGGGTCGATCTGGCCTCGCCCGATCTCGAGCAGGCGCTCGATGTGCATATGCGCTCGACGTTGTTCCGGGGTGTGCGGGCGATGGTCAATTGGGATGCCGATCCCGCAATGTCCGCGGTGGGCGGACCTGACGTGTTGGCCGGGGCGGACTGGCGCGCGGGCTATGCCGAACTCGGGCGGCGCGGGCTGTCGGTCGAGGTCATGGCCGCGCCCGCGCAACTTGCGCAACTCGCCGGACTGGCGGCAGCCGAACCGGGGACGCGCCTGGTTGTCGGCCATGCCGGCCTGCCGCTGCGCCGCACCCCGGCAGAGCATGAAACATGGCTGGAGGGCATGGCGGAACTGGCCGCACTGCCGCACGCATTGGTCAAGATATCGGGGCTGGGGATGGTCGATCATGGCTGGACGGTCGACAGCATTCGCCCGCTCGTCCGGCATGTTATCGACCTGTTCACCCCGGCCCGCTGCATGTTCGCCAGCAACTTTCCGGTCGACGGCCTGCACGCAACCTACGACGCGGTATGGGACGCGTTCGACACTATCACCACCGCCGATCGGGAGGACGACCGCACGGCGCTGTTTCGCGGCACGGCGAACCTGTTCTACGCGATCGATTAAGGTCGCAAGCCACCGTGGGCCGTTTGGACCACGGCACTTGCCTGCGTTGTCTCACAGTTCCGAAAAGTCGCCGCCACGCCCCCTGCCCGAGGCGAAGCGCGTCGCGCCGTCGCCCGCGATCAACCGCGCCGCCGCACCGAGTTTCGCTTCGTGCTGCAACGCCGCGCCCAGCGGCAGCGACCATTGCTCCTGCGCCGACATCCGGTCGCTGCGCATGCAAACCTGCGGGAAGCGCGCGATCTCCAACGCCAGCTCCTCGGCGGCATGCCGCGCCTCGCCGGCACCCACCAGCCGGTTGGCAAGGCCGAATAGCATCGCCTCCTGCGCGTCGACCGGACGCCCGGTGAGTATCATGTCCAGCGCGCGGCCCTGTCCGATCACGCGGGGGAGGCGCACCGTGCCGCCATCGATCAGCGGCACGCCCCAGCGGCGGCAGAACACGCCGAAGACCGCCGTTTCCGATGCGACGCGCATGTCGCAGAGCAACGCCAGTTCCAACCCGCCGGCCACGGCATAGCCCTCCACCGCCGCGATCACTGGCTTGCCGACCAACATCCGGCTCGGCCCCATTGGGCCCTCTTCGCCCGGATCGTCTTCCAGTCCGTTCAACGAGAGAAATTTGAGGTCGTAGCCCGCGCAGAAACTGCTGCCCGTGCCGCATAACACGGCGACGCTTGCATTGTCGTCCGCGTCGAAATCCACGAAAGCCTGCCGCA is a window of Sphingomonas sp. Leaf357 DNA encoding:
- a CDS encoding DUF3237 domain-containing protein; the encoded protein is MIEQLNWAPLFVMTLQVGYDRAQRFGTTPIGYRACFPVDGGRVEGDRLRGAVNGGGADWITIRSDGVMMIDVRLTLTTHDGALIGMTYTGLARAKDAAHAERFRNREVLSFEETFLHTTPRFETGDARYSWLNDVITVTNGMRSATGGVYHVFEIL
- a CDS encoding flavin-containing monooxygenase, whose product is MVQTATIETGRQHPARRRLDALVVGMGFGGMCMLHTAREAGLDVHAIEAGDDVGGTWYWNRYPGARCDVMSIDYSYSFLNELQQEWTWSEKFAAQPEILAYASFVAEKLDLRRDTSFSTRATSVVFDDAHNMWVVETDQGQIYEATYCIMATGPLSIPKGIDVPGQEKFGGEIYLTGRWPHGTVDFTGKRVGIIGTGSSGIQAIPVVAEQAEHLTVFQRTPSFTIPMRNSKLTPEYMAQVKEHYPRLRTIAKATHTGGMRPVSTRPMFSVTTEEAQQLLEDGWNAGGQTIFGLFSDLLYDQQTNDVVAAFVRGKIREAVNDPHTAEVLTPHGYPIFSRRPCLDTNYYETFNRDNVLLVDCINEPIEEIIETGIRTGKRDIPLDIIIGATGYDGLTGAMLAVDIKGRGGRSLREKWAGGAHSYLGLMMEGFPNLFMIAGANGPSALANFVILNEQNADWITRCILNMRASGQATIEPTIEAEDRYMDLLIEIAGRSLIPKAKSWYVGANIPGKANFFPIFAGGFARYIDMCNAAASDNYAGFVFKDQRSLVNQD
- a CDS encoding SDR family NAD(P)-dependent oxidoreductase; its protein translation is MAGRQTAIVTGAGRGIGRAVAELLARDGYRTMLVDVDAEVAEASAAALRSAGLDALGHGLDIRDRMGARALVALLGSVDVLVNNAAIASDMVAVMNLTQERLREMMDINLRGTFTLSQEVIAAMPSGGRIVNIASRGYLGGAGASHYVASKAGVVGLTRAMAVELRWDGINVNCVAPGMVDTRMMASFTDEMRQKLARREPRGHAASPGELADVIAFLASPEAVFVNGQVLLTDGGKNLGIPPL
- a CDS encoding alpha/beta fold hydrolase, with amino-acid sequence MPFATQGDVRLYYEVLGDPAQPAVLLLNGAGKQSVDSPDAFCAAIVARDFSVVRFDQRDTGLSTGFARAGSDAVGVAAAVAAGQEPALAYRIEALATDAFAVLNAAGIHHAHLLGRSLGSYVAQLMALDDPGRVASMTLVMAFSRAIGTGLPLERLQRLDAERFADAKHFANRQVETARALGNPEYFDEPLIRAGAVQAFERGVPEGSIARHFMLGLAAPDLRERLGALTLPVQVIHGRMDKVIPLALAEEAAAAIPNARLAVLDDMAHEGPPQLWDRWIDLLVANAGR
- a CDS encoding enoyl-CoA hydratase/isomerase family protein, with amino-acid sequence MNMLRLDVSDHVAVVTIDNPPVNAQPPEFMTEIMEKFDSFSDRDDVRAVILTGTGKMFSAGAELKKRPGPDAPPGTMWGRMRLAREAMYSIMECKKPVIAAINGPAIGAGFGLAAVCDILVASDNSYLSLPEIDVGLMGGARHAMRLFPHSLVSLMVLTGYRVPAEELYRLGITVACPTLEGLMPYCMDLAHNIAAKSPIAIGLAKDALVTVGNLSIRDGYRYEQSNTVRLSKTEDAVEARTAVLEKRAPVFKGR
- a CDS encoding amidohydrolase family protein, giving the protein MKIEKTDAHHHLWRKDSPHYPMLRAPSVERMIGNTGGLKHDFDAEQFLPLAAGQNVTRSVYVESHFDPPLAETAHVQSFADTHGFPHAIVGRVDLASPDLEQALDVHMRSTLFRGVRAMVNWDADPAMSAVGGPDVLAGADWRAGYAELGRRGLSVEVMAAPAQLAQLAGLAAAEPGTRLVVGHAGLPLRRTPAEHETWLEGMAELAALPHALVKISGLGMVDHGWTVDSIRPLVRHVIDLFTPARCMFASNFPVDGLHATYDAVWDAFDTITTADREDDRTALFRGTANLFYAID
- a CDS encoding acyl-CoA dehydrogenase family protein; translated protein: MNLDFDDTELAFRDEVREFFAEAVTPAHRSRLRAGLRLDPVEIVAWQKRLAARGWAAPTWPVEHGGCGWSPTQVYIFELEAARADAPIQFHQGLELIGPIIFTLGTPEQKAKYLPRILSGDDWWCQGYTEPGAGSDLAGLKTRAVRDGDDYVVTGQKMWTSYAHVATMMFCLVRTSTEARKQSGLSMLLIDMKSPGLKVQPIETMDEKRHSNEVFLDEVRVPAANLIGEEGKGWDYGKVLLDRERSFGAASALRLSQHLRGLRAAAAERGVMGDPVFRAALAQIEIETLAVEMMVMRLMADASAGKDSGPRASMLKLRWSELLQAITELWFETLGYDAAAFRALDNSTNTVDADLGYAVQGALNSRVTTIYGGSSEIQRNIIARRNLGL
- a CDS encoding class I adenylate-forming enzyme family protein translates to MLMSEMVQRGVQQFADRTAIRFGDEALTFAEAHRWCNRIANALIATGHAPTGARIALLLNNGLFSIPLDFACAAARLTRVPLNARLSAREHAQMITGAGAQVLVYGPDLGDRAADLAALLPGLALLCLGEDSRAANLLALAESADATGVDRIVEAKDVVLALYTSGTTGSLKAACHTQRSWAAVATNILGNLVEVRPGEMMLHAASLIHASGTMVLPYWVRGGIAGVLPNFVPEDYCAAVERWRPAAVNLVPTMIGMLLDLPGIAARDFGSIDTIVYGASPMPRATLRRGLDLWGPRFTQYYGQSEAPLCISVLTKSDHEGPDADRRLLSCGRVSLDCEIKLISEDGERVAPGEPGEILVRAPFAMIGYHDAAALNAETITPDGWIHSRDIGQIDADGYLYLVDRTSDMIVSGGYNVYPREVEDVLMSHPSVREAVVVGLPDDKWGEVVTAFVAVREGMQAEPGELMDFARAQLAGYKVPKDVRFIAEVPKSAVGKLLRRAVRDPFWAGRERKL
- a CDS encoding SDR family oxidoreductase is translated as MTASLPSRAALVIGSDRPFGAQIVQALEAEGHDVARSFAEAAETLHMLVVNTPVTPRHIRFRDMTDADFSLPLAEQLYDFVAAVQFAAPRMRGGGSIVQVASKAHLGTWAGVDIAAAGAASVAMTRSMAIELGGRGIRVNTLAPDYVDEPWNDITAREDLAATVAWLGGEASRLVSGEVILLNQGRNLQMALAALR
- a CDS encoding crotonase/enoyl-CoA hydratase family protein; this encodes MSADQTIAPKVLVETVGPVTTIIINRPEHRNAVDGETALLLRQAFVDFDADDNASVAVLCGTGSSFCAGYDLKFLSLNGLEDDPGEEGPMGPSRMLVGKPVIAAVEGYAVAGGLELALLCDMRVASETAVFGVFCRRWGVPLIDGGTVRLPRVIGQGRALDMILTGRPVDAQEAMLFGLANRLVGAGEARHAAEELALEIARFPQVCMRSDRMSAQEQWSLPLGAALQHEAKLGAAARLIAGDGATRFASGRGRGGDFSEL